The Sebastes fasciatus isolate fSebFas1 chromosome 13, fSebFas1.pri, whole genome shotgun sequence genome includes a region encoding these proteins:
- the LOC141780590 gene encoding uncharacterized protein LOC141780590 — MEKTNMSAARKELQKALCCYTTDTLIYIDTVREFCERSPEWMLGREKETKILESMKSKVSADNRCAELEKELAAVLKDTLSGLEKLHSFLDAVENLAVTSLHVFMEENQALHLPEGISLEQVQVVITAAREICPLLVEFKRDASVFFLPKLQNVEVLSYQLDRYIKTTRTICETLEKSSFSDFCLNMNDETLVDLDVDLSEDDIQRMLHHINQLNEIRMNQSFRTVFLFQEEPCSGFISKFSERKPRMLQFLEDLEENAVQLDRMNKGAKISSVAGSSVGAAGGVLSIVGLALIPVTAGVSLVLTMTGLGLGITSGVNSIVTTVTEIFVNRHHQSKASETFQSFMEDVQCLQDCLEEVTKRETSQIDVVVGVGKVLRKVQGIRKTIDEFVDAAAALKMLKTEELAVSAGKVAVQEGKALRNMPRVAADIPEIGRAASKGPLALSKSAKAYAIGLNALFLGMDVYFICADSISLAKGSETEFSQFIRARATLWRSEIDSWQKIHDFLCDGQLTSDENKAVLETPFYPEREMKKLGETEMEIPFDEVDEK, encoded by the exons ATGGAGAAGACAAACATGTCTGCTGCAAG AAAAGAACTACAGAAGGCCTTGTGCTGCTACACCACAGATACCCTCATCTACATCGACACAGTGAGAGAGTTCTGTGAGAGGAGCCCTGAATGGATGCTtgggagggagaaggagaccAAAATTTTGGAATCTATGAAGAGCAAGGTGTCTGCTGACAACAGATGTGCAGAGCTGGAGAAGGAGCTGGCTGCTGTGCTGAAGGACACTCTGAGTGGCCTGGAGAAGCTCCACAGCTTCCTGGATGCAGTGGAGAATCTGGCGGTCACCTCACTCCATGTGTTCATGGAGGAGAACCAGGCGTTACATTTGCCAGAAGGGATCAGCCTCGAACAAGTTCAGGTTGTCATCACTGCTGCACGGGAAATCTGCCCTCTCCTCGTCGAGTTTAAAAGAGATGCAAGTGTCTTCTTCCTTCCCAAACTTCAGAATGTGGAAGTTCTGTCATATCAGCTGGACAGATACATCAAGACCACCCGGACAATCTGTGAGACGTTAGAGAAAAG CTCCTTCAGTGACTTTTGCCTGAATATGAACGACGAAACTCTGGTAGACCTCGATGTGGATTTGTCTGAAGATGACATACAAAGGATGCTTCATCACATTAATCAGCTTAATGAAATCAG GATGAACCAGAGCTTCCGGACGGTGTTCCTGTTTCAGGAAGAACCATGTTCTGGCTTCATCAGTAAGTTCAGTGAGCGAAAGCCCAGGATGCTGCAGTTTCTAGAAGACCTGGAGGAGAATGCTGTTCAGCTGGACAGGATGAATAAGGGGGCAAAGATCTCCAGTGTGGCAGGCAGCTCAGTGGGGGCAGCTGGAGGTGTGCTTTCCATCGTTGGTTTGGCATTAATTCCTGTAACAGCTGGAGTGTCTCTAGTTCTGACAATGACTGGGTTGGGGCTGGGAATCACCAGCGGAGTCAACAGTATCGTCACCACTGTCACAGAGATTTTCGTGAACCGTCATCATCAAAGCAAAGCCAGTGAGACCTTCCAGAGCTTCATGGAGGATGTGCAGTGTCTCCAGGATTGTCTGGAGGAGGTCACCAAAAGGGAAACGAGCCAGATAGATGTGGTTGTGGGAGTAGGCAAGGTGCTTCGTAAAGTTCAGGGTATTAGGAAGACTATCGATGAGTTTGTTGATGCCGCGGCAGCTCTTAAGATGTTAAAAACTGAGGAGCTGGCTGTAAGTGCTGGCAAAGTGGCAGTGCAGGAAGGAAAAGCATTACGTAACATGCCCAGGGTGGCGGCAGATATCCCAGAGATTGGTCGGGCAGCATCCAAAGGGCCTCTTGCCCTCTCCAAGTCAGCCAAAGCTTATGCCATCGGGCTCAACGCTCTCTTCCTCGGCATGGATGTCTACTTCATCTGTGCAGACAGCATCAGTCTGGCCAAAGGCAGCGAGACTGAATTCTCTCAGTTCATCAGAGCCAGAGCTACACTCTGGCGTTCAGAGATTGACTCATGGCAGAAGATCCATGACTTCCTGTGCGACGGTCAGCTGACATCAGATGAAAACAAAGCTGTCCTGGAGACGCCATTTTAtccagagagggagatgaagaaaCTCGGAGAAACAGAAATGGAAATTCCATTTGATGAGGTGGATGAAAAGTGA